The following proteins are encoded in a genomic region of Coriobacteriia bacterium:
- the dcd gene encoding dCTP deaminase, with protein MVLSDRTIRLEISAGRIVVDPLDGDDIQPSSVDLHLGDDFQVFRNSRYPYIDPAREQVGLMERVSASVEEPFVLHPGEFALGTTNELIGLPDDVVGRLEGKSSLGRLGLLIHSTAGYVDPGWQGRLTLELSNVANLPIVLTPGMKIGQISFSQMTTPVDRPYGHPELGSKYQGQYDATPSKMHLNKRVG; from the coding sequence ATGGTACTCAGCGATAGAACCATCCGACTGGAGATATCGGCGGGGAGGATCGTGGTCGACCCGCTCGACGGCGACGACATCCAGCCGTCAAGCGTCGACCTGCATCTGGGCGACGACTTCCAGGTGTTTCGCAACTCACGCTACCCCTACATCGACCCGGCGCGCGAGCAGGTCGGGCTCATGGAGCGGGTGTCAGCGTCGGTCGAGGAGCCGTTCGTGCTGCATCCTGGTGAGTTTGCGCTCGGAACGACCAACGAGCTCATCGGGCTACCCGACGACGTCGTAGGGCGGCTGGAGGGCAAGAGCTCTCTCGGACGACTGGGGCTCCTCATTCACTCCACGGCTGGATACGTCGATCCTGGCTGGCAGGGGAGGCTCACGCTCGAGCTCTCGAACGTCGCCAACCTGCCGATCGTGCTCACGCCTGGGATGAAGATCGGCCAGATATCGTTCTCTCAGATGACCACGCCTGTCGACCGGCCCTATGGGCACCCGGAACTCGGCAGCAAGTATCAGGGGCAGTACGACGCGACGCCAAGCAAGATGCACCTGAATAAGCGCGTCGGCTAG
- a CDS encoding vitamin B12-dependent ribonucleotide reductase: MAEATGATGYSRAIDDILSPNAIKVLQKRYLLKDESGNPLENPSDMFVRVAENIAAAESAWGATDAQVAETARDFYDLMTSLEFLPNSPTLMNAGRELQQLSACFVLPVEDSMESIFGAVRDTALIHKSGGGTGFSFSRLRPGGDQVRSTQGVSSGPVSFMRVFNQATEAVKQGGTRRGANMGVLRIDHPDILHFIRCKADGDFANFNISVALTEKFMEAVKAGTAYDLINPRDKAVVGELDAREVYDLIVEMAWATGDPGIIFIDRMNRDNPTPLLGEIESTNPCGEQPLLPYEACNLGSINLSRLVKPTENGPEVDWDRLADIVHRGVRFLDDVIQVNNYPLPQIAELVAGNRKIGLGVMGWADMLIKMGIGYDTEEGVALGEKVMGFIDAEGKSASRKLAETRGAFPNFKGSIYDTPEGGEIRNATVTTIAPTGTLSIIANCSSGVEPLFAVSYVRTVMDNDRLVEVNPLFEEIAVKRGFYSRELMQLIADHGSVHGIDEVPADVQAAFVTAHDIAPIWHIRMQAAFQKHTDNAVSKTVNFDNSATSEDVRAVYDMAYESGVKGVTIYRDGSKDNQVLTTGKSGKSSSAGAVEETFARAGEIEPRPRPSITQGRTEKIQTGCGSLYVTVNWDEYGMCEVFTQMGKSGGCAASQSEALSRMVSVALRAGVDPAAITKHLRGIRCPSPCWAEGGKVLSCADAVGIVLEHQESFAETGVAVAAVSKHVDNLDNHSGACPECGGSLEHESGCAVCRSCGYSKCA; encoded by the coding sequence ATGGCGGAAGCCACCGGCGCGACTGGTTATTCGCGCGCCATCGATGACATTCTGAGCCCCAATGCAATCAAGGTGCTGCAGAAGCGCTACTTGCTGAAGGACGAGTCGGGCAATCCGCTCGAGAACCCATCGGACATGTTTGTCCGCGTTGCCGAGAACATCGCGGCGGCCGAGAGCGCCTGGGGAGCCACCGACGCGCAGGTGGCGGAGACGGCCCGCGATTTCTACGACCTCATGACTTCGCTGGAGTTCTTGCCGAACTCCCCGACGCTGATGAATGCTGGGCGCGAGCTCCAGCAGCTCTCGGCGTGCTTCGTTCTGCCAGTGGAAGACTCGATGGAGTCGATCTTCGGTGCCGTGCGCGATACGGCGCTGATTCACAAGTCCGGCGGCGGAACGGGATTCAGCTTCTCGCGTCTACGCCCAGGTGGAGATCAGGTCCGCTCGACGCAGGGCGTCTCGAGCGGCCCGGTCTCGTTCATGCGTGTCTTCAACCAGGCCACCGAGGCGGTCAAGCAGGGCGGCACACGCCGCGGCGCCAACATGGGCGTGCTGCGCATCGACCACCCGGATATCCTGCACTTCATCAGGTGCAAGGCCGACGGCGACTTCGCGAACTTCAACATCTCTGTCGCGCTGACCGAGAAGTTCATGGAGGCCGTCAAGGCGGGCACCGCCTACGACCTCATCAACCCGCGTGACAAGGCCGTTGTCGGCGAGTTGGACGCCCGTGAGGTCTACGACCTCATCGTCGAGATGGCCTGGGCGACCGGTGACCCCGGCATCATATTCATCGATCGCATGAACCGCGATAACCCCACGCCGCTGTTGGGGGAGATCGAGTCGACCAACCCCTGCGGCGAGCAGCCTCTTCTTCCGTACGAGGCCTGCAACCTTGGATCGATCAACCTCTCCCGCCTCGTGAAGCCGACCGAGAACGGGCCCGAAGTCGACTGGGATCGTCTCGCCGACATCGTCCATCGTGGCGTGCGCTTTCTCGACGACGTCATTCAGGTCAACAACTACCCCCTCCCGCAGATCGCCGAGTTGGTTGCGGGCAACCGCAAAATCGGTCTCGGCGTGATGGGCTGGGCCGACATGCTCATCAAGATGGGCATCGGCTACGACACCGAGGAAGGCGTGGCGCTGGGCGAGAAGGTCATGGGCTTCATCGATGCCGAGGGCAAATCGGCGTCCCGCAAGCTCGCCGAGACCCGCGGTGCATTCCCGAACTTCAAGGGTTCGATCTATGACACGCCGGAAGGCGGCGAGATTCGCAACGCGACGGTCACCACGATTGCCCCGACTGGCACGCTGTCGATCATCGCGAACTGCTCTTCCGGCGTTGAGCCACTGTTCGCCGTCTCCTACGTGCGCACTGTGATGGACAACGATCGCCTCGTCGAGGTCAATCCTCTCTTCGAGGAGATTGCCGTCAAGCGCGGCTTCTATAGCCGCGAGCTAATGCAGCTCATAGCCGACCACGGGTCGGTCCATGGCATCGATGAGGTTCCTGCCGACGTGCAGGCTGCGTTCGTGACGGCACACGACATCGCACCTATCTGGCACATTCGGATGCAGGCTGCGTTCCAGAAGCACACCGACAATGCCGTATCCAAGACGGTCAACTTCGACAACTCGGCAACCTCTGAAGACGTGCGCGCAGTCTACGACATGGCCTACGAGTCGGGCGTCAAGGGCGTCACGATCTATCGTGATGGCAGCAAGGACAACCAGGTCCTGACTACCGGCAAGAGCGGCAAGTCGAGTTCGGCCGGTGCTGTTGAGGAGACATTTGCTCGCGCTGGCGAGATCGAGCCGCGCCCTCGTCCGTCGATTACCCAAGGCCGCACCGAGAAGATACAGACCGGTTGTGGCTCGCTGTACGTCACGGTGAACTGGGACGAGTACGGCATGTGCGAGGTCTTCACGCAGATGGGAAAGTCTGGCGGTTGCGCGGCTTCGCAGTCTGAGGCGCTCTCACGGATGGTGTCGGTCGCCCTGCGCGCCGGCGTTGATCCGGCTGCAATCACCAAGCACCTGCGCGGCATCCGCTGCCCCTCACCGTGCTGGGCGGAGGGCGGCAAAGTGCTCTCGTGTGCCGACGCAGTGGGTATCGTCCTCGAGCACCAGGAGTCGTTCGCCGAGACGGGCGTGGCCGTCGCTGCGGTAAGCAAGCACGTCGACAACCTCGACAACCATTCGGGCGCGTGCCCGGAGTGTGGCGGTTCGCTTGAGCACGAAAGCGGCTGCGCAGTCTGCCGCTCGTGCGGCTACAGCAAGTGCGCCTAG
- a CDS encoding NifU family protein: protein MMDKATVQTVLDKIRPALQADGGDVELVDVTEDGVVKVALQGACRGCPMSQLTLANGVERVLKENLPEVTRVEPV from the coding sequence ATGATGGACAAGGCAACTGTACAGACGGTTCTCGATAAGATTCGTCCGGCCTTGCAGGCCGACGGCGGAGATGTCGAGCTCGTTGACGTGACCGAAGATGGCGTCGTCAAGGTCGCGCTTCAGGGCGCATGCCGAGGCTGCCCGATGTCTCAGCTGACGCTGGCCAACGGTGTCGAGCGCGTGCTGAAGGAGAACCTCCCCGAGGTCACAAGAGTCGAGCCCGTCTAG